CTGGACGAACCTCCGCTGGAATCCCTGCGGTTGATGATGCGCGAGGCGCTGACGTCGTTCGTCACCGCGGAGGACGAGGAACTGCGCCAGCGCACCCGCCTGATGGTGGAGGTCCCCGCCATCCGGGCCCGGATGACGGAGACCATGTCGGACACGGCGAAGGTGCTCACCGGGGTGCTCGCCGACCGCACCGGCCGCAGCCCGGACGACCTGCAGATCCGGGTCTTCATCGCGGCGGTGCTCGGCGCGCTGCGCGAGGTCACGCTGTACTGGGGCGAGCACGGCCAGGAGGGCGACCTGATCACCATGGTCGACGAG
This genomic interval from Streptomyces sp. NBC_00464 contains the following:
- a CDS encoding TetR/AcrR family transcriptional regulator; amino-acid sequence: MAATSRIPSFTAPGAQPPMGLRERKKLKTRVAIRQATYRLIQEQGYEATTIEQIAEAAEVSPSTVFRYFATKEDIVLTDEYDPIMEAVLRSRPLDEPPLESLRLMMREALTSFVTAEDEELRQRTRLMVEVPAIRARMTETMSDTAKVLTGVLADRTGRSPDDLQIRVFIAAVLGALREVTLYWGEHGQEGDLITMVDEALNMLEGGLLL